The DNA sequence ATGCCTTTCCAGGGAATTCTGctttgtattacattttataaatgatccATATATGTAGCTGGATGATGTATTGAAGTACTTCGGGTGTAATACCTTGCCctatgacacatgtgcagaacCTCATTAAGGATTTGAAGCTCTGGTCCAAGTTTAGTTCCTTCATTTTTTGACATTAGATTGTTAAAGGCCTCCTCCTGTTGGGGCTGATTGATGGATCAGCTCACATTTTGTCACCATGGTGTCTGTGATTACAGCAGCCTGAAGGGAAGCACGACTCGCACTCCAGCTCCTGGGCAGCATCAAAAAGTTCCCATGATGCCCCAGGCACCAGCAGACCGCCTCCTGCAGCTGACGCTCCTCCCCCACTTGGAGCCAGCAGCAGAGGTGAACCTGAGTCCAGGAGCTCCAAATGGAGCAGGTTTCTGTCTCTGCGGCATGAGGATGACGAGGAGGATGAGGAACCACAGAGAGACACTTACACAGGTACCTCCAGGGGTAGAGCAGGAAGTGAAAAACCACTAGGTTTCCCTTCTGTCTCCATGGGTCGATTTGAAGAACACGGCCGTTTCCAAGAGGAAGTCCGTTTAACCAACAGAGTGTTTGCGGGGGTTTCAGAGAAAAGCCCAGAAAGCAGCCTCAAGTTTTCTCCTGGTTACCAATGCATTCAGAAGGTGGCCAATCACAGAGACGGTCTTGGCCACCTCCACTCAAGACTCCCAGCTAGTGCAGCTCCTGCCTGTCCCCAGAACCTGTCAATCAGCAAGCCACAcccctctctccactccctcTTTCAAACTGACGAGGACTTTGATGACTCATTTTAGGCCTTGTGTgcatttctccctccccctcttgcCCCCCCTTTTCTGGACCTCAGAAAGCCTGGATTCCTCCCCTATCCTCTCTGTTTACACAATTGTTAAATAACGATCTGTTTGTGTCCGAAATGAGCAGAGCCAAGGTAGATAAGACTATGCAGTGCAATGTCCGTTTTATTCACCTCGTATAAACTTCCCGGATCACGTGCAGCCCTTTGTATCTTGGCAGAAAGATTTATAGATGCTTTAAGACTTTGCTTTTATCCTCATTCATATTACTGCTGTATATTGGtagtaaaataaatgtgctaATTTGGAGATTGTATTCAACAATGAGCAGAATCTCGTTAATGCCAAAGCGCTTTATTCAGGACAGACAAGACagagaaacagtttttttttccctctacaAAGTGCCCACATGACCAGCAAAATCACGACCGGCAATCAAGGTACCATCCACTTCATTGAGAGCTTGTAAAGTTTACCTTATGCTAACAATTCTCAGCTCCTTACAGCTGAACTTGTTTGTTTACTACTTTACCAGTTTAATTTGGTCACAAATAAAAgtacttttacttttaaaagtATGTTAACAGGCTTAAATGcctgattaaaacaaaaaaacaactactCAGTATTATAACTAGCTGAGCATTGAGTGATCGGATACACCACTGTTATTTTGTTGGTACATATATCATTAGCGCTAATTCGTGTTAAAGCTGGTAAGtacttcagctcatttttaGATTACATTAGAGAAGGATAGAAAAGAAGTTTCTGATAGGCTAGCTGTGGTAAATGCAGGGCTCTTCATGGTGCGGAGTGACCGCTCggtcacccccctccccgggcGCTGTGCTGGTTACTTCGGAGGCCCGGGCTGTTTGGAGTACTGGATGGTGTCCAGCGCCGACCCGATGTCGTAGTTCTTGGCGTGGAGCAGGCGGGTGAGCCAGCCGCCGTCGTCCATGAAGCCCATGGAGAGCATCTGCGACAGGGACTCCACCAGCCGCGGGTCCGCATCTGCCGAGAGAACCGAGCCGGTTAAAGCTGGGTTTGAGTCCCTACTCCGGGAACTGACCTATGGCCTGGTTCACTGTAGCCATAAACTCCTCAAACTTCACTGGCTATATCCTGTCCCCATTACTATTTATACCGGACTTGCAGGTAACTGtggctttttaattatttgctgAACGTTATACTATCTTTCAGTGGTCACGAGTGTAGTTccggggtgtccaatcttatcagaaaaaggctggtgtgggtgcaggcttttgttatAGCCCAGCACTGACGCGCCTGATTTGTACTTCAAGGTCTTCACTGAAGACCAAGATTAGTTAATTTGTTTAATCAGCTGTTGTAGTGATAGGctaaaaaacctgcacccacactggcccttttcagatgaGACTGGACACTTCTGATATGGCATTTAAGACTGGAGGTGGTACAGGAAGTGAGGTAAGACCCGGCGGTGGCACATCAGGATATGAGGTCATGCTGTACCTTGTGGCAGGTGGGGGTACAGCGCAGCCTCTCGAAGGCCCGTGGGACCCTGCTCGGACGTGCTGGGGGCCCCTGGATCTTCCTCGCCCTCCTCCATCCTCATGGACTGCAGCTCCCCCGTGGAGGGGTCCACCTCCTTCGGACTGAGGTGCGTCCACTCCTCATCGCTGCCCAGGTCCTTCGGCCCCTGGGGGGGAGACGGAGACGGGAGTTTGTACAGGTACACAGATCGAAAGCCAGATTGCCTAAAACGGGCCTGTGTCCAGAGGTCCACAGGGGTTTTCAAGTGCTATCTCAGCTTTTACAGCTTTCTGTAACTGGATTTGGCAGTTTGTGGTCTGTTTGCAGGCTTATATAATTTGTGTATCAATCTTGTGGTTCAAATATTGGAAGTTGAGTCAAATGTCTCTCGAGTGAATTGCCTTTAAAATGTTGTTATGCTTTGAATGGTCAAAAAGGGACAGAAATTGGAGATCACAGTCCAGGCTGAAACATAGTTGGTAAAATGCCAGTTAACACTGGATACTTTATGAAAGTAATGCCTTGTGAAAAAGGTAAAAGAACCCTCTGTAAGCCTAGGGTGAGACGGTGGCGTTGGATTGCGGCAGCGTAGTACAACGGTTAGGGAACCAGGCCTCTGAttctgaggttgcaggttcaacttctgaggcactgccattgtacccttgagaaaggcacttaacctgaactgcatTCAGCATAAATGGACTGCTTGTAAAagtgtaagctgtgtaagtcggtGTGGAGGAGAATGCCTGCTACATGCCCAGACTTAACTACATTAATCTGCGTTAGCCAATAGAGTACCTTTGTCCCGCTCGCATTGCTTTTCAGACtgctctgtttgtctgtggtttcctcttcctgcctgCCGTCAGACTGGGTGCTGGGGGGTCCTCCGGAACCGGGCGGGGTCGGGGTCGGGGTGACTTTGGTCCGTTTCCCTTCGTGCTCGACGTCAATGTCCACGTCGATGCCTGCGGACGCATCGAATATTTACACGGCGCATTTCGCAAAAACATTCGTCATAAATGCGCTTCGATGCACGAGCCAGACTAAAAGCATCATGAGAAGCAAGCCTGTGGTGACGGGACTAAAGGGGAGAACTCTAGGGGGAGGAATCAGTCTCAAACAGCCTGCAAGCCCATCCCCCTTTGGCCGGCCCTGGGCGTGGGTTCGTAGTGACGCAGCACGGTCAACAGGCCAGTCTGTAACGCACGCCATCTGGACAAGGCTTAGTAACAGTCGCTGTGCGGCGATGGAAAGACGCCGGCGCTTTTAACCTACCCAGGGGACTCAGCATGGCCGCCACGCCCTCTCCGATGTTCTTCAGGTACTCCACGTTGGCCTGGGCAGAGGCCGCTCCGTCTGTGGGTGGAGCGGAGGAACCGGTCAACAAACAAGTTTTCAGCTCAAGGGAAAGGAGATCAACTTTTAGGAATGGAGGTTCTCGCTTTTGTACAATTTAGCTAATGAACCAAAGCACTTTTCGTTGTCCTGAGGCATTTTAATGGAGGATTCTACAGCCGAGTGAAATGGCTATGTCAGACGTTtgaacatatttacatattttacgaTTTTGCTATTCTTGCTTTTGGAGATGTAGTCGCTCGTCAGTTTAACTGAAAGGTTTGAAATGAGAAACCGGCTGGATGCAGTGTAAAGCGAGAAGGCCCTTCCACCCTTTAAACACCGATACGGAAAGTGCTGTTGGAGGTGTGTGGAGCTCACCGGGTGGGGCCTGCCCGTTCTCAGGGGCAGGCGGGGTGGGCTCGGAGGCAGGGCTTGTTCCGGACGGGCCGGGCTCAGCCCGGGCCTGGTTCTGGGCCCCGGCCCACATGCAGTGGCCCATGCCGTGTCTCATCTTGCGCATCCACTTGCCCCGAGGGAACCAATGCTGAAACGGCCAGAACCAGAGACACACTCAGGACTGCTAGAAACAGAACTGGACCACGCACACGGACCGAACTGCGTAAACTATTTAAACAACTCGTTAAGGAAAACAGACAGCAGCTGAGAACTGCCTGAACCCAATAACAGAACCAGATGCACAGGCTGAACCATCATTTGACAGAAATGATTCATACGGGAACATTACGTTCCCGACTCCAGCTGTTACTGCTCCTTAGAGCCAAGGTCCAGCACTGCGAGTACAGCCTACTGGACAGTGACTGACTGTGAACATCACACTGGGACACGTCTTGTATCATCATGACGATCTGTCGGGGCTCTACGGTACTCCCAACtgtaggagcatttgctcctgaaaattgatgtgcgGTAACAGAAAAGATCATTTGGGTGAACGTCTAATCGGGATGCACTGGCGCGCTCCAATTAAATTTTTCTGGTTGCATGGAGGCAGCCTTAacgttgccatggtgacagggcagagagaagggggggggggggggggatctcacCTCGAACATGTTGTTGAGCGGGTGCCAGATGGGCATGAGGGCGTGCTCCTTGTGGAGGCCCTTGGCCTGGCAGGTGGAGCACAGGTCGTAGTCCGGGCACACGGTGCACTTGAAGCGCGTGCCCGCCACCGGGCCCTCACAGCCGTCACACGTCACACTGGGGTGCaccatggggtgggggtgggggtggtgcgGCGGGGGAGGCATGTGGGGGGCTCCCGGGGTCGGAGGGAAGGGGAacgggaagggggcggggccctggaaGCCCTGCGGGGGGACGTCCCGCTTGTTCTCCCTCTTCTCtggaggcgagagagagagacggagaggggtGAGAACAAACTGTGCTccgcgtgttctccctgttcTGGCTCACAGGCTGGCATACCACCCGGATAGTAATATGACACCTGGTGCCTATCTACTGGGCTCTGCCTAGACTTTTAGGGGCCCTaggcaaaaaattattttcggACCTCTCCAAAACATTGGCACCTTCTGATTTTTAATCGATCTGTCAAGGGAATGCGAGAAGGCTGGGCACTGGGTAAGAAGGCGGGGCCCTAGGCACAATGCCCAATCTGCCTAGTGAGAGGGACGCCTCTACCTGTCTGCTTTCTTTAGTGGCAGCTGCCTGTTGGTGAACTAAGCAGGTTCTTTCATAAGTTACTTTATAGCTCATCAGTTTAACCCTGGAAgttgtaagatcacaaatatgtgattagaatgtccttaactgagcatgctaatgctgatgtaacaatcactaccaGTAACTGAAACAATGGAATTCTATAACACcgacttagaatgttgaaaaaggcctactcttcaaaggattgATATTGTCCAGGATACGCTAGATAAACTCACCTTTGATGAAGACGCGCAAGGTGTCCTCCTTCACGGAAGAGAGTCCCATGATTAGCTCCTCATCTGATGAGAAGGCGATCATGTCCCCATCCTCATCTGCGCATaagcacacaaacgcacgcaaaTCAGTGAGTGCTTATCCTACTGATCTAAGATAatccattatttacatttggaTTGTTATCTTGTCACATGAGAGCGAATGCGTCACGTGGTCTGCTGTTCCTACCACAGTTCATTGTGACTCGGCGTTGCGCAAGAAACCCCAAATACTGTCAGTAGCCTATTTGGTCATGTGACTTGAGAACAAAATTACTAATccgcacatttttaaaaaattacctgAAGCataattttccactgaaataagCCAATGCAGTACTGCTTCGAGTTATCCTAAGATACATTCTTGTATTGGTTTGAGCAGATATAGCCTACAAATAATAATTCCgaatatgcaaaaaataatgtgtAGCCTAATTCAAGGAACACTACACGTCAGCGCCGGTCTCTTAAATCGCGAAGGCCAACTAGGCTACATGTCTGTTGTGACACAGAACTTGTTTGTCAGTTGCTGtgctgaaaaaatacaaaaaccggGTCAAAGACTGGTTGACCATTTCGGACTTGATAAGCGAGAGAGGAAATCTAATGATTGCCTctatatgaatgtaaataattgGTCATTTATTTGCACTATCCATAGGAGACACTGTACGTAGATTGCTTTGGTCACGGAATGAAACCTACATTAAAGCTTCAAAACACTGCTCCACGTAGGCTACAATGCGGAAGGGCCCACGATTATGTCGTTATTCCCGCCAGTACAGTCCAGAATTTAGTCGCCCAAGTAAAAATATACAGAACGGCCCAAATAAATTGCCCTTATTTACCTTTGTAGTACATCTGGAAGGTTGCATTCCGAAGGCTTTGGAAGACGTCGGCCACTTTTCGATTCAGGTACTCAAAACTGGTCGCCACATCTTGGTCTACGGTGAAACGGCGGATCTCCCTTTGGACGTCCTCCCTGCCGAGCAGATATGCTTTCACTGTCATCGACATAATCGCTGCTTTTCTCCGGCGTTTACAATGTTCAGATCTGTCGTGAATTATCTGTTGCGCAGCTAGAAATTACTCTCGCTGAAACGACTTCCGATCAGCTGTGCTGGTCCCTCTGGTGATGCCTATCCTGTTTGTCTGCTACGGTTACGTATGTACTCTCTGCCGACCTGTAATTTTTATACGgcacaccagccaatcaggtttCACCATTGACCAGGAGGGGGAAGTCCGCCGTCTGAAACCACCCCATTCCTTTATATTTGTTATTGTCTGCCAATGCTGCTAGCGTGAAGGTAGGCTGCAGTAGCTATACAAAGGGGCGGAGCGATTAAATGTGGGCTGAAGGGCGAGGAATGACGAAGCAATTTCTCAGCGGGAAATCCCCTGATGAAATCATTGTGTTTTCACCGttaataattatattgtttttaaaaactgtctttgaacctttttttaattcGGCATATAATGCAACATTTTCTTTGAGAGCTGTTTTACAGGAGatgcaaactttatttatttatgtatttatttttttactcacCGATTAGTTGTGATGGAGACGGGTATTGTTACAGCTATAATGCTGCGTCAGTATGAGTAACGACCTTGAACAGGTTAGGCCCTTCTGCATGGCACGAGGTCACCGCGTCACTTATTCCGAAtgtcactcactgactcatCCATATAAATTACACCTGGAAGCTCCTAGAACAAGGCCAAATAATCAAACAAATTTCATTTACGATgagtgtatttatttgatatagTCTAAGGTAATTCAAATCAGTGTATCGATCTGTGTATTAATTCAATAGATGGAGCTCACAGAGTCCTAAAACTTCCACACAGACCCCACAATACTAACGACCGTCTGTGGAGAAAAGTTGGCCCTGTAGGTTACATCTATTGAATAAATGCACAGATCAagaacatttatttgatttagcTAAGACTAcatcagatacatttttttgtaattcagaAATAATATTAGAACCACTGTCAGAAGACTCTTGGCCACTAACTCTTTTGTTGTAGCTAAAATATTTATCAGTTGGTACTGTGGAACTTTTACAGTGAATACACTTCCAGTACGCTTTTCATTGCcatgatgttgttgttgttggatgGATTTATGATGCAAAGGAACTGGTATAGGAGGTGAGCATGCAGTGAAGATGAATAAATGATGATGGCGTCTCAGTCTCGGGGGTATGCTGCGACTTGTATTCTCCCAGATTGCGGCCTTTCATTGGCCCGACCACCTTCAGCCGCAGGGCCTGGACAGGTCATTCTCATATCATTTCACAAACCTTTAAGGGAATGGGGTTAACTCGCTTCAATCAAGCGCCACAAAAACGTAACCCCGCCTCCTAGGTTGGGTTACGCGTCAGGGAGGGACCGAACCGTACTGGATAATATAATGATTACATGGCCAGACTGAAGGGGTCTgattgggaatttagccaaGATACTGGGCAAGTCCCTTCTCCTTgtggcatgtactgtatgtgaccTATAACAGTCACAGTGAGCCAGGACCCCAGTTTTAAATTTCAGGCAGACCTGGGCCAAAATATGGTTGCATCTGAAATTTTATATGAGAATATCTACTCTTCTAAGTATTTCATATACTTAAATACGCTCAGCTACATTTGGATTAATATTCAAGCACTGATCCCACAAAACGGAATATTATCCTAAAGTGTTTAAATATGGAtatgctgaaatgtaaaaaatatattcacaaaatgtcaaataaattcaGGGGCTCAGAAAGGTTAACACAGACAAGTTTAAACCTCTTGAAATCAGGATAATGATGTAGCTGTAAACCAAAATCCATTCTATAGTTGGCtaaatattacaattttataattaattcaaTATTTCCATTCAAATTGGCTTAATGAGTTGTCGGGAATGTGTAGTGtattcaaattctttttttactaGGCTATATGTATTCCATCACTCTTAAAATAACAGTTGCTGTTCATAGAGAATATTCATCcccatacatatttatatttataaactaTATTTAATCAATTTCTGGTTTTAGGAATTATGCACAGTCATTCACAGTTCAATGTAAACGTGAATCCCAACCTGCGACTCTCAAACAGCAGTAAAACCATCGACACTCCCATAGGCTAGCTCTGCCTTAAACTATTTCAATacactttatttttcagtaGATGGCAGAAAAATACAATTGTTGCGTATACACTCAAAATAAGGTATATGACTGAAGCTGACATGCATTCAGTACGGAAAGACATAAATGCGGGCTCTATCTGACATGTATTCAGTTTTAAGAAACCATCCATTTAGCCAAAGCACAGAAACCACCAGTGAACTTCGCTTTTGGATAATTCTCATGTCTCCCGCTTTGCGCCACATTGTATAGGCCTACTGGCCTCTACCAATAatcgtgtttgtttttgttgtttgacaACCCATCTACCCGTATGGTAACCCATCTAGCCGTTTGGCAACCTACCTCTAGCCTTATATGTGTTTAGTCTAAGACAGTGCTCGTGCAATCAAAGTAAAAAAGGATATTCAACCATCTTCTCATCACGAACATTTTGTAGTTGCTTGTTCTATGTCAGCGAGTACTGATATTTACGAGTTGTTGAATTGTACGGAAAGTTTAAGACATCCGCGGATATACTGTCGCACAGGCAAAGAAGCCTCTGTGTGCCTGAGCGCACAATAAGCGACGAATTGGCCCAATTTGGCTGTCAGTCGTACACTCTACTCAACGCTGGGTGTCGCTACGTCCCATGATGACTCATTCTGGTCATATGCCTCATTTTAGTTTTCCAGTTGACATCATTTTTGGACTCGTGTTGACTTATCTAGAAACGACGAGAACTCACTAGAAGTATACAAACATGAATCAGGCGTTTACGATGAAAGCTGTTTACGGAAGTTATGGCTTTCAACAGACCGTATGTGGAGTTTTGGGCTATAAAGAGAATAGCCCACACTTGATACGAGTAATGTTTAATAACGCTACTGCGGAAAAGAACATTTCAAGATAAATCCTAAAAATATTACCATAATATTATACTATAATACTAGAAATATTTGAAGACGAAGAACCGTTTACCGTAATTGACAAATACAAATCCCGAACTGGACGGA is a window from the Anguilla anguilla isolate fAngAng1 chromosome 3, fAngAng1.pri, whole genome shotgun sequence genome containing:
- the sqstm1 gene encoding sequestosome-1 — protein: MSMTVKAYLLGREDVQREIRRFTVDQDVATSFEYLNRKVADVFQSLRNATFQMYYKDEDGDMIAFSSDEELIMGLSSVKEDTLRVFIKEKRENKRDVPPQGFQGPAPFPFPFPPTPGAPHMPPPPHHPHPHPMVHPSVTCDGCEGPVAGTRFKCTVCPDYDLCSTCQAKGLHKEHALMPIWHPLNNMFEHWFPRGKWMRKMRHGMGHCMWAGAQNQARAEPGPSGTSPASEPTPPAPENGQAPPDGAASAQANVEYLKNIGEGVAAMLSPLGIDVDIDVEHEGKRTKVTPTPTPPGSGGPPSTQSDGRQEEETTDKQSSLKSNASGTKGPKDLGSDEEWTHLSPKEVDPSTGELQSMRMEEGEEDPGAPSTSEQGPTGLREAALYPHLPQDADPRLVESLSQMLSMGFMDDGGWLTRLLHAKNYDIGSALDTIQYSKQPGPPK